CTCAATGATCCAAGGATGACCATCGGTATCAATAGCAAGGTCAATGCCCAATTCACCGAAAACCCCTTCTGAGGCACCCGCGATTTCGTTTGCCACTTCAAGTGCCAATTCTTTTAAAAGTTTACGGATTTGGGGTAGTTCCTTTGTGTCAAATTTCGTTCGAAGGACATGTGTGACAGAAAGCATTTCTCCCCCTTGGGCAAGATTTGAGACGAATGAACCGCTCTTGGATGCTCTGGCGGTAGAGGAGGTAACCTGCCAGCGATTGTTTTCAGCCCGATGACACAAATAGCGGAAATCAACCGGCCTCCCATCTAGGTGAAGAAGGTCTAACCCTTGCTGAAGAATATATTGTCTTTTTTTAATTTCAGGAGAAAGTCGCTTGTACAAATCGGTAATACTGCTGTATGGTTGTGATACTTGTTGTTGAAAGGAAGAGTAATCTAGTGTGAATCCTTCTTCCGTTTTAGAGACTTTAAATATTTGTTTTCCTTGACTGCCATTGATTGGTTTCAAAAAAAGCGTCGAGTGAGTTTCTAGCCATGACTCCAGACGTTTGGCTGAAAATAGTGCAGTCTCTGGCAAATAAGGGGCCAAGTGGTCAGCGGCGGCAAGTTGCTCATGCACTGTCCATTTATTGAGAAAATGATCATTAAAGTAAGGAATCTCCCATTCTTGCAGTTGTTCGGTTAATTCATGAAACATTTCACTCTTCTCATTCGTACGTTTATGGAGACGGTTATGCACCACTTGAGGATAAGGAAGCAACGCTTTGTTCCAGTTACTGTTCTCTAAGTAGTATCCTTCTATATGTTTTTCTTTCCAATGATTGTGAAGCGAGAAAACATAGAAGATAATGCCGATATCCTCAGAATAGTTTGCTAACTCCATGCAATACTCTTCAATAGACTTAAGGTCGATACAATCTTCATCCTTCATTCCGATTTCAGTGAGGAGTGCGACTACAGGACCAATATGGAGTGTGTTGGATTCCCTGTTATACGTGATGAGGTATGTTCGTTCTTCTTCAAAAAGAAACAAGGACTTTTGGATACTGCGGTCCATCTTCAACACGTTTTCTACTATATTGATAGTTACGATATTACACGTCATTGTATTCCGGCTGCATTGAATGGTAAGTAAAGATATATGTTCTGGAAGCTTTAATTTTTTTGCTAAAGCTTCACTTATTTGTATAATTGGTACAGGTGTATTATTTTCAAAAGGTATTACCCTTGCTGCTAGAAAATTCATGTTTTTCCCTCATTTTTGTCTAAGGTTAGGCTGTTTAGGAGAAACAGGGGAATTTGCCCCACAATCTATAGTATTGAAATGCAGATAAATCGGTGATTAGAAAGAGGTTGACGATAGATGGATATCTTGTTTGTTATTGTGATGATGATGGCGATCGGCGCCTTGATTGGAGGGGTTACCAATTCCCTTGCCATTCGAATGCTTTTCAGACCATATAATCCTGTTTATATCTTTGGAAAACGAGTGCCTTTTACGCCTGGATTGATACCAAAAAGAAGAGCGGAACTTGCAGACCAACTCGGAAAATTGGTGATGGAGCACCTTTTGACCGCAGAAAGTATGAAAAGAAGACTAATGAACAGTTCTTTTAAGGAAAAGTCAGAGCAATGGATTAAAGAAGAGGTGGACCGATACCTTGAAAAAGGAGTCAGTGTCCAAGAAGTACTGATGAAGTTTGGAATAGAGGACGCAGAAACACTTTTTCAAGAAAACTTACATCAAATCGTGGAGAGTAAATATGAAGAGGTTATGACACAATTGCGTTCGAAACCTATTCAACAGGTAGTTCCGGCGAATTTGCTGCATTCTGTTGATAGCAATATTCCTGCAGTATCTGAGTTCATCCTGAATAAAGCAATCCACCATTTTGAAAGTGTGGAAGGGAAAAGGCAGTTGTCTAAAATGATCAACGACTTTATCGCAACCAGAGGCAAACTGGGAAGTGTGGTCCAAATGTTTATGGGCAACTATCCGTTGGTCGATAAAGTGCAGCCGGAAATCATTAAATTCCTCAAACATGATGGTACAAAAGATGTGCTAATAAATGTTCTGTATCGCGAGTGGAATAAATTGAAGGAGATGGAGGTTCAAGATCTCGAGAATAAAATCTCTAGAGAAGCAATACTTACCTCTCTTCATACAGTTATAGATCGTACAGTGAACGTTCCAAAATGGATGAATAAAACGGTGAAGGAAGCAATAGAACCTATCTATCCATGGATGATGGACAAATTAATCCCTTCCGCATTCTCCACAGGCAGCGAGCTCTTGCTGGAGAAATTAGAAGAACTGCTTGTAAGATTAAAGCTCGAGGAAGTGGTGCGAGATCAGGTCGAATCCTTTTCCCTGCGAGAAGTGGAAGAAATGGTCCTCTCCGTCTCCCGTCGCGAACTAAAACTAATCACCTACCTAGGAGCCCTACTAGGCGGCCTTATCGGACTGCTACAAGGACTGCTGGTGCTGATTTTATAATAATATCCCTTGTAGATTGGAGTGCAAGGTGAGAGACTCCGGCGGGAAGTAGCGGTAGCTTGAGACCCCACAGGCGAAGCCGAGGAGGCTCAAGCACCGTCCCGCGGAAAGCGAATACCTGAAACGGAAATCTACAGGAGTTAGAAAAACTCCTCCCCCTTATGGTTTGAATGACTCTGGCATGTTTGTTATACTGGTCACTAGCATGCCTGAAAGATGGGCAAAAAAGGAAGGAATGACGTACAAATGGCAAACAACGTATACGATGTAGCGTACAACCTAGAAACAGCAGTAAAAGAAAGTGACGAGTTCAAAAACTTACAAACTTTATATAAAGAGGTATTC
This window of the Sutcliffiella horikoshii genome carries:
- a CDS encoding YheC/YheD family protein — protein: MNFLAARVIPFENNTPVPIIQISEALAKKLKLPEHISLLTIQCSRNTMTCNIVTINIVENVLKMDRSIQKSLFLFEEERTYLITYNRESNTLHIGPVVALLTEIGMKDEDCIDLKSIEEYCMELANYSEDIGIIFYVFSLHNHWKEKHIEGYYLENSNWNKALLPYPQVVHNRLHKRTNEKSEMFHELTEQLQEWEIPYFNDHFLNKWTVHEQLAAADHLAPYLPETALFSAKRLESWLETHSTLFLKPINGSQGKQIFKVSKTEEGFTLDYSSFQQQVSQPYSSITDLYKRLSPEIKKRQYILQQGLDLLHLDGRPVDFRYLCHRAENNRWQVTSSTARASKSGSFVSNLAQGGEMLSVTHVLRTKFDTKELPQIRKLLKELALEVANEIAGASEGVFGELGIDLAIDTDGHPWIIEVNTKPSKNLDQPANPRIIRPSAKAVIIYCLYLIHEHLKER
- a CDS encoding DUF445 domain-containing protein gives rise to the protein MDILFVIVMMMAIGALIGGVTNSLAIRMLFRPYNPVYIFGKRVPFTPGLIPKRRAELADQLGKLVMEHLLTAESMKRRLMNSSFKEKSEQWIKEEVDRYLEKGVSVQEVLMKFGIEDAETLFQENLHQIVESKYEEVMTQLRSKPIQQVVPANLLHSVDSNIPAVSEFILNKAIHHFESVEGKRQLSKMINDFIATRGKLGSVVQMFMGNYPLVDKVQPEIIKFLKHDGTKDVLINVLYREWNKLKEMEVQDLENKISREAILTSLHTVIDRTVNVPKWMNKTVKEAIEPIYPWMMDKLIPSAFSTGSELLLEKLEELLVRLKLEEVVRDQVESFSLREVEEMVLSVSRRELKLITYLGALLGGLIGLLQGLLVLIL